The following coding sequences are from one Helicoverpa zea isolate HzStark_Cry1AcR chromosome 4, ilHelZeax1.1, whole genome shotgun sequence window:
- the LOC124629680 gene encoding pancreatic lipase-related protein 3-like has product MKDCGSIRSTILGFNCITPPMVSPNVNITFWLYTRENEDKPHQLQAVDTNSIKSAPWVPDAPIKVLIHGYTGHKDFSPNTEIRPAYMKCCNFNIISVDYSPLAREECYIEAARNTELVGICTAQLIDQLVQRHGFDLSRFHIIGFSLGGQAAGFLGGYVTSGKLNRLTALDPAKPLFVTFDKNKKLDKGDANFVDVLHTNALNKGKLETSGHVDFYANGGITQPGCKDTDEQSKSSCNHARAPQYYAESITSDVGFYATKCHAWVSYMIGLCGLFKSTDEVIYGEYVPKNARGLYFFSTNSESPYAQGCNQKSEKKCSSK; this is encoded by the exons GTTCAATAAGATCAACTATACTAGGTTTTAACTGCATTACACCGCCGATGGTGTCTCCAAATGTAAATATAACGTTCTGGCTGTATACAAG AGAAAATGAAGATAAACCACACCAACTACAGGCTGTGGACACGAATTCCATTAAATCAGCTCCTTGGGTTCCTGACGCACCGATCAAGGTTCTGATCCATGGCTATACAGGTCATAAGGATTTTTCACCCAACACAGAAATAAGACCAg CCTACATGAAATGCTGCAACTTTAATATAATATCAGTGGACTACAGCCCACTAGCCCGAGAAGAATGCTACATAGAAGCGGCTCGTAACACTGAGTTGGTAGGCATATGCACCGCCCAACTGATCGACCAACTAGTCCAGAGACATGGCTTCGACCTTTCGCGGTTCCACATTATAGGATTCAGTCTCGGCGGACAAGCGGCTGGCTTCTTAGGCGGATATGTCACATCTGGAAAGTTGAACAGACTCACTG CACTAGATCCTGCAAAGCCATTATTTGTCACTTTTGACAAGAACAAGAAACTAGACAAAGGAGACGCAAATTTTGTGGATGTTCTTCATACGAATGCTCTGAACAAGGGAAAATTGGAAACGAGTGGCCATGTCGACTTTTATGCCAATGGGGGAATCACACAGCCTGGCTGCAAAGATACCGACGAACAAA GCAAATCAAGTTGTAACCACGCCAGAGCGCCGCAGTACTATGCAGAGTCCATAACCTCTGACGTAGGGTTCTATGCAACCAAGTGCCACGCCTGGGTCAGCTACATGATCGGCTTGTGCGGTTTGTTCAAGTCTACCGACGAGGTCATATACGGTGAATATGTTCCtaaaaa TGCACGCGGGTTATATTTCTTTAGTACAAACTCGGAGTCGCCTTATGCGCAAGGATGCAATCAGAAgagtgaaaaaaaatgttcaagtaAATAA
- the LOC124629978 gene encoding pancreatic lipase-related protein 3-like, producing MECPNENITFWLYTRENEDKPHQMFAMDTDSIKSAPWVPDAPIKVLIHGYTGHKDFSPNTEIRPVYMKCCDYNIITVDYNPIAREPCYIEAARNTELVGMCTAQLIDQLVQQHGFNLSQFHIIGFSLGGQTAGFIGDYVKTGKLDRITGLDPAMPLFVTTDNNKKLDKGDAKFVDVLHTNALEKGKLEASGHIDFYANGGITQPGCKATKNQTKSGCNHARAPQYYAESIITDVGFYGTKCYSWIIYMIGWCEMFNSKDEVIFGEYVPQNANGLYFFSTNSEPPYARGTNQKSRRRRSSNYFQRGIKRL from the exons ATGGAATGTCCAAATGAAAATATAACGTTCTGGCTGTATACAAG AGAAAATGAAGATAAACCACACCAAATGTTCGCTATGGACACGGATTCCATAAAGTCAGCGCCCTGGGTTCCTGACGCCCCGATCAAGGTTCTGATCCATGGATATACAGGACATAAGGATTTTTCACCGAACACAGAAATAAGACCAG TTTACATGAAATGCTGCGACTACAACATAATAACAGTGGACTACAACCCGATAGCTCGAGAACCTTGCTACATAGAAGCGGCTCGTAACACTGAGTTGGTAGGCATGTGCACAGCCCAACTGATCGACCAACTAGTCCAGCAACATGGCTTCAACCTGTCGCAGTTCCATATCATAGGATTCAGTCTTGGCGGACAAACGGCTGGCTTTATAGGCGATTATGTCAAAACTGGGAAGTTGGATAGAATTACTG GATTAGATCCTGCAATGCCATTGTTTGTCACCACCGACAACAACAAGAAATTAGACAAAGGAGACGCTAAATTTGTAGACGTTCTTCATACAAATGCTCTGGAGAAGGGAAAATTGGAAGCCAGCGGACATATTGACTTTTATGCTAACGGGGGAATCACACAGCCTGGCTGCAAAGCTACAAAAAATCaaa CAAAATCTGGCTGTAACCACGCCAGGGCGCCGCAATACTACGCAGAGTCCATAATCACTGACGTAGGGTTTTATGGAACCAAGTGCTACTCCTGGATCATCTACATGATCGGCTGGTGCGAGATGTTCAACTCTAAGGACGAAGTCATTTTCGGTGAATATGTTCCTCAAAA TGCAAACGGGTTATATTTCTTCAGTACAAACTCGGAGCCGCCGTATGCACGAGGTACCAACCAGAAGAGCAGAAGACGAAGAAGTTCGAATTACTTCCAGCGAGGAATTAAACGGTTGTAG
- the LOC124629846 gene encoding pancreatic lipase-related protein 2-like, protein MIACAQWLVLVGITALQISGTKGQEEAPQKKPQSVRDLLNTTSCIPPPYRCPHPKMQFYLYTRTTQEKGELINTLDNDSLTYSRFNTKHPTKIVVHGFGGGRNLSPSTDMRKAYFTKGNYNIIIVDYGSLVKEPCLSQIEWAPRFAGLCIAQLVEYLQYHPVKSVAPDNLHTIGYSVGAHILGLVANYLGNGKLGRITGLDPTILFYMGTNRSRDLDYTDAHFVDILHTGAGILGQWGPNGHADFYVNGGSSQPGCAHDTIFQTLSCDHTKVTPYFIESINSRAGFWAGPCSSLFSYLIGWCEPKDTEYVLMGEHVSHNARGVYYVTTNAKPPYARGFPGKSRRLRSITPYS, encoded by the exons atgaTAGCATGTGCACAGTGGTTGGTTTTAGTTGGAATAACTGCCTTGCAAATATCCG GAACAAAGGGTCAAGAAGAAGCTCCGCAGAAGAAACCGCAGTCAGTAAGAGATCTCCTCAACACTACGTCATGTATACCGCCGCCGTATCGATGTCCACACCCGAAAATGCAGTTTTATCTATATACCAG AACTACTCAAGAAAAGGGTGAACTAATAAACACGCTGGACAATGATTCCTTGACATACTCGAGATTTAACACCAAACATCCGACGAAGATCGTCGTGCACGGCTTCGGAGGAGGTCGGAACCTCTCACCAAGTACTGACATGAGAAAAGCCTACTTTACAAAAGGGAACTATAATATCATTATAGTGGACTATGGATCTCTTGTGAAGGAACCGTGCCTAAGTCAG ATTGAGTGGGCGCCTCGCTTCGCTGGCCTCTGCATTGCTCAGCTGGTGGAATACCTACAGTACCATCCTGTGAAGTCAGTGGCACCCGACAACCTACACACCATCGGGTACAGCGTGGGCGCCCATATACTTGGCCTGGTCGCGAACTATTTGGGCAATGGAAAGCTTGGCAGAATCACCG GTCTGGACCCAACCATATTGTTTTACATGGGCACCAACCGGTCTCGTGACCTGGACTACACAGACGCGCATTTTGTGGATATCCTACACACGGGGGCCGGAATCCTCGGCCAGTGGGGGCCCAATGGACACGCTGATTTCTACGTCAACGGTGGTTCCAGCCAACCTGGATGTGCACATGACACGATATTCC AAACCCTTTCATGCGACCACACCAAGGTGACCCCGTACTTTATAGAGTCGATCAACAGCCGAGCTGGTTTCTGGGCGGGGCCTTGTTCAAGCTTGTTCTCGTACCTCATCGGGTGGTGTGAGCCTAAGGATACGGAGTATGTGCTGATGGGCGAACACGTCAGTCACAA TGCCAGAGGTGTCTACTACGTGACGACAAACGCTAAGCCGCCATACGCGAGAGGTTTCCCGGGCAAATCTCGAAGACTCCGTTCAATCACCCCCTACAGTTGA
- the LOC124630097 gene encoding vesicular glutamate transporter 1, producing the protein MQGLNAAKEKASGLFANKPLLFKNTQYENFHVDQKGYDQMYDGEDLETPPSPDRPPPRPIDKYVRAECPCLSARYTVALLACFGFSIMFGMRCNMSMAKLKMTEKQSQNSTDKAPFEWTVSVESSIDSSYFAGYLITQVPGGFLASMYPANKIFGVAIAMSAIFNMAIPGAMSVGPAAVVILKVAQGFVEGVTYPSCHGIWRMWAPPLERSRLATLAFCGTYAGIVVGMPLSGLLTDYISWQAPFYFYGVSGVIWYVLWLWLVFERPSKHPTIASKELTYIEQSLGTATQAAMPGFWATPWKAFATSPPVYAIIVANFCRTWNFCLLVIFQSSYFNTRFNMQITESGFVGAIPHLIMTSLVPIGGMMADYLRKNNIMTTTTVRKLFNCGGFGLEAFFFVLVAYANNKYVATIELTLGVACSGFAISGYNVNHLDIAPRYASILMGLSNGIGTIAGFVVPIVIDYMTQEKNQLEKAITEWRAVFLMGATVHFVGITIYAIFASGELQPWAETAVEEPHVMKSLDHETTFTEKPSAPLKGSEQAGYGAIAPPRPPAPGAHVPNNPFVSGALYQAEPVQPPAHDYYEGPDAQQHYD; encoded by the exons AAATACTCAATATGAGAACTTCCACGTTGATCAGAAGGGTTACGATCAGATGTACGATGGCGAAGACTTGGAAACACCACCATCACCTGACCGACCCCCACCACGGCCAATAG ACAAGTACGTGCGCGCAGAATGCCCGTGCCTGAGCGCGCGCTACACGGTGGCGCTGCTGGCCTGCTTCGGCTTCAGCATCATGTTCGGCATGCGATGCAACATGAGCATGGCCAAGCTCAAGATGACGGAGAAACAATCT CAAAACTCAACAGACAAAGCTCCATTCGAATGGACTGTCAGCGTCGAGTCGTCAATAGACTCGTCATACTTCGCCGGGTACCTCATCACCCAAGTCCCGGGCGGTTTCCTGGCCTCCATGTACCCGGCCAACAAGATCTTTGGCGTGGCTATTGCGATGTCAGCTATATTCAACATGGCGATACCCGGAGCTATGTCTGTGGGGCCGGCTGCCGTCGTCATCTTGAAAGTTGCGCAGGGATTTGTTGAG GGTGTGACGTACCCCTCGTGCCACGGTATCTGGCGCATGTGGGCACCTCCCCTGGAGCGCTCGCGGCTGGCAACACTAGCATTCTGCGGCACGTACGCTGGCATCGTCGTTGGCATGCCACTGTCCGGTTTGCTCACGGATTACATCAGTTGGCAGGCGCCATTCTACTTCTACGGAGTGTCTGGCGTCATCtg GTACGTACTGTGGCTGTGGTTGGTGTTTGAGAGGCCCAGCAAGCACCCCACTATCGCCTCCAAGGAATTGACATACATTGAGCAATCCCTCGGCACAGCTACTCAGGCTGCCATGCCTGGATTCTGGGCGACGCCCTGGAAAGCATTCGCTACTTCACCACCA GTGTACGCTATCATCGTAGCGAATTTCTGCAGAACATGGAACTTCTGTCTGCTAGTCATATTCCAGTCGTCCTACTTTAACACAAGATTTAACATGCAAATCACAGAG TCTGGGTTTGTTGGCGCCATTCCACATTTAATAATGACGTCACTGGTGCCTATTGGCGGCATGATGGCAGATTACTTGCGTAAAAACAACATCATGACAACTACGACTGTAAGGAAACTGTTCAATTGCGGAGGATTTGGACTGGAGGCGTTCTTCTTTGTACTCGTCGCTTATGCTAATAACAAG TACGTGGCGACAATAGAGCTGACGTTAGGAGTGGCGTGCAGCGGCTTCGCCATCTCGGGCTACAATGTGAACCACCTGGACATAGCGCCGCGGTACGCTTCCATCCTCATGGGGCTCTCTAACGGCATCGGCACCATCGCTGGCTTCGTAGTACCCATCGTTATTGACTATATGACGCAGGAGAAG AATCAACTGGAGAAAGCCATAACGGAGTGGCGCGCTGTGTTCCTGATGGGGGCCACAGTGCACTTCGTGGGCATCACCATATACGCGATCTTCGCGTCAGGAGAGTTGCAGCCGTGGGCCGAGACGGCGGTCGAAGAACCTCATGTCATGAAATCTTTAGACCATGAAACTACTTTT ACGGAGAAGCCATCAGCGCCACTAAAGGGCAGTGAGCAGGCCGGGTACGGTGCCATAGCGCCCCCGCGGCCGCCGGCGCCCGGCGCGCACGTGCCCAATAATCCCTTCGTGTCGGGCGCGCTGTACCAGGCCGAACCCGTGCAGCCACCCGCGCACGACTACTACGAGGGACCCGACGCGCAACAACACTACGACTAG